The following proteins come from a genomic window of Triticum aestivum cultivar Chinese Spring chromosome 6A, IWGSC CS RefSeq v2.1, whole genome shotgun sequence:
- the LOC123128857 gene encoding mannose-P-dolichol utilization defect 1 protein homolog 2 isoform X2 — MIPGRPMLCSVTTNGAFQSWPVDRKTCSTAPTVLILKLSREPSSLMACCVRKPSKGTQLPPGFQTLATLEMSNGRRSASGTPLKIFSTDVGYIWSASLDAKIPSMDSLLPFLSTVLGYFIIAGSTFIKLPQILKILKHGSVRGLSVASFELELIGYTIALAYCIHKGLPFSAYGELAFLLIQAIILIGIIYYYSPPMGSKTWMKALLYCGLAPTVLAGKIDPGLFEILYVGFTACHLLLC, encoded by the exons ATGATTCCTGGCCGCCCCATGCTCTGCTCTGTCACCACCAATGGTGCATTCCAATCCTGGCCAGTTGATAGAAAAACATGCTCTACAGCCCCCACAGTTCTCATCCTAAAACTGTCAAGGGAACCTTCATCCTTGATGGCTTGCTGCGTGAGGAAGCCTTCAAAAGGAACCCAATTGCCGCCAGGTTTTCAAACTTTGGCGACCCTGGAGATGAGCAATGGAAGAAGATCAGCCAGTGGGACACCACTGAAAATCTTCAGTACGGATGTAGGGTACATCTGGTCAGCATCGCTGGACGCTAAGATCCCTTCCATGGACTCCCTGCTACCATTCTTGTCAACAGTCCTTGGATACTTCATCATTGCTGGATCTACTTTCATCAAGCTCCCTCAG ATACTAAAGATTTTGAAGCATGGAAGTGTTAGAGGACTTAGTGTAGCCTCCTTTGAGCTTGAGCTCATTGGCTACACAATTGCTCTGGCATATTGTATTCATAAAGGACTGCCCTTTTCAGCTTATGGAGAGCTAGCTTTTCTGCTGATCCAAG CAATTATCTTGATTGGAATCATTTACTATTACTCGCCACCAATGGGAAGCAAAACATGGATGAAAGCTTTGCT ATATTGTGGCCTAGCTCCGACTGTTTTGGCTGGAAAAATTGATCCAGGTCTTTTTGAAATCCTTTATGTAG GCTTCACAGCATGCCATCTTCTTTTGTGCTAG
- the LOC123128857 gene encoding mannose-P-dolichol utilization defect 1 protein homolog 2 isoform X1 encodes MIPGRPMLCSVTTNGAFQSWPVDRKTCSTAPTVLILKLSREPSSLMACCVRKPSKGTQLPPGFQTLATLEMSNGRRSASGTPLKIFSTDVGYIWSASLDAKIPSMDSLLPFLSTVLGYFIIAGSTFIKLPQILKILKHGSVRGLSVASFELELIGYTIALAYCIHKGLPFSAYGELAFLLIQAIILIGIIYYYSPPMGSKTWMKALLYCGLAPTVLAGKIDPGLFEILYASQHAIFFCARVPQIWKNFTNKSTGELSFLTSFMNFAGSLVRVFTSIQEKTPLSVLMGSVIGIVTNGTILGQIAMYQKPVPKKGKKEE; translated from the exons ATGATTCCTGGCCGCCCCATGCTCTGCTCTGTCACCACCAATGGTGCATTCCAATCCTGGCCAGTTGATAGAAAAACATGCTCTACAGCCCCCACAGTTCTCATCCTAAAACTGTCAAGGGAACCTTCATCCTTGATGGCTTGCTGCGTGAGGAAGCCTTCAAAAGGAACCCAATTGCCGCCAGGTTTTCAAACTTTGGCGACCCTGGAGATGAGCAATGGAAGAAGATCAGCCAGTGGGACACCACTGAAAATCTTCAGTACGGATGTAGGGTACATCTGGTCAGCATCGCTGGACGCTAAGATCCCTTCCATGGACTCCCTGCTACCATTCTTGTCAACAGTCCTTGGATACTTCATCATTGCTGGATCTACTTTCATCAAGCTCCCTCAG ATACTAAAGATTTTGAAGCATGGAAGTGTTAGAGGACTTAGTGTAGCCTCCTTTGAGCTTGAGCTCATTGGCTACACAATTGCTCTGGCATATTGTATTCATAAAGGACTGCCCTTTTCAGCTTATGGAGAGCTAGCTTTTCTGCTGATCCAAG CAATTATCTTGATTGGAATCATTTACTATTACTCGCCACCAATGGGAAGCAAAACATGGATGAAAGCTTTGCT ATATTGTGGCCTAGCTCCGACTGTTTTGGCTGGAAAAATTGATCCAGGTCTTTTTGAAATCCTTTAT GCTTCACAGCATGCCATCTTCTTTTGTGCTAGAGTACCACAGATATGGAAAAATTTCACA AATAAGAGCACTGGCGAGCTGAGCTTCCTGACTTCTTTCATGAACTTCGCTGGTTCCCTCG TAAGAGTTTTTACCAGCATCCAGGAGAAGACTCCGTTAAGTG TACTTATGGGCTCTGTAATCGGCATCGTAACAAACGGTACGATCTTGGGTCAGATAGCGATGTACCAAAAGCCCGTGCCGAAGAAAGGGAAGAAAGAAGAGTAA
- the LOC123128857 gene encoding mannose-P-dolichol utilization defect 1 protein homolog 2 isoform X3 produces the protein MELEILGMNFGCVLSALSDAKIPEKDCLLPLVSKLLGYCIVAASTTVKLPQILKILKHGSVRGLSVASFELELIGYTIALAYCIHKGLPFSAYGELAFLLIQAIILIGIIYYYSPPMGSKTWMKALLYCGLAPTVLAGKIDPGLFEILYASQHAIFFCARVPQIWKNFTNKSTGELSFLTSFMNFAGSLVRVFTSIQEKTPLSVLMGSVIGIVTNGTILGQIAMYQKPVPKKGKKEE, from the exons ATGGAGCTGGAGATCCTGGGCATGAACTTCGGCTGCGTCCTCTCGGCGCTGTCGGACGCCAAGATCCCGGAGAAAGACTGCCTGCTCCCGCTCGTCTCCAAGCTCCTCGGCTACTGCATCGTGGCCGCCTCCACCACCGTCAAGCTCCCGCAG ATACTAAAGATTTTGAAGCATGGAAGTGTTAGAGGACTTAGTGTAGCCTCCTTTGAGCTTGAGCTCATTGGCTACACAATTGCTCTGGCATATTGTATTCATAAAGGACTGCCCTTTTCAGCTTATGGAGAGCTAGCTTTTCTGCTGATCCAAG CAATTATCTTGATTGGAATCATTTACTATTACTCGCCACCAATGGGAAGCAAAACATGGATGAAAGCTTTGCT ATATTGTGGCCTAGCTCCGACTGTTTTGGCTGGAAAAATTGATCCAGGTCTTTTTGAAATCCTTTAT GCTTCACAGCATGCCATCTTCTTTTGTGCTAGAGTACCACAGATATGGAAAAATTTCACA AATAAGAGCACTGGCGAGCTGAGCTTCCTGACTTCTTTCATGAACTTCGCTGGTTCCCTCG TAAGAGTTTTTACCAGCATCCAGGAGAAGACTCCGTTAAGTG TACTTATGGGCTCTGTAATCGGCATCGTAACAAACGGTACGATCTTGGGTCAGATAGCGATGTACCAAAAGCCCGTGCCGAAGAAAGGGAAGAAAGAAGAGTAA